Proteins from a single region of Theobroma cacao cultivar B97-61/B2 chromosome 10, Criollo_cocoa_genome_V2, whole genome shotgun sequence:
- the LOC18586393 gene encoding uncharacterized protein LOC18586393 codes for MHLWPSVRIRDSFKAAYLRKLEWNLHRMKSEKRSSSSPRTPSNQQKLLNEKEAADSASASSGCSASFIVICREISMVLSCCYCCFCCGACVDHEEN; via the exons atgcATTTATGGCCCTCAGTCAGAATAAGGGATTCATTCAAGGCCGCTTATCTAAGAAAACTAGAATGGAACCTCCATAGGATGAAATCAGAGAAAcgatcttcttcttctccaagGACTCCGAGCAACCAACAAAAACtcttaaatgaaaaagaagctGCTGACTCAGCATCTGCTTCTTCTGGTTGCTCTGCAAGTTTTATTGTGATTTGTAGAGAGATTTCCATGGTCCTTTCTTGCTGTTACTGTTGCTTCTGCTGTGGAG CTTGCGTTGATCACGAAGAAAACTGA
- the LOC18586391 gene encoding caffeoylshikimate esterase, protein MARHPVAEADEKSPFGTLTPDEFYARHSVSHSSEFFTNARGLKLFTQWWTPLNTPISGIVAVVHGFTGESSWLLQLTSVLFAKSGFAACAIDHQGHGFSEGLDGLEAHIPSIDGVVDDCIQFFDAYRARHAADLPAFLYAESLGGAIALYISLRQKGAWDGLILNGAMCGISAKFKPPWPLEHFLFIAAKLMPTWRVVPTRGSLPEVSFKEPWKRKLAIASPRRTLARPRAATAYELIRICNDLQGKFEEVDVPLLIVHGGDDVVCDPACIEELYKRAASVDKTLKIYPEMWHQLIGEPEEGVELVFGEMVEWLKSRASQTAEANGDGSARAAVGSVSA, encoded by the coding sequence atggcGCGGCATCCGGTAGCTGAAGCCGACGAGAAGAGTCCCTTCGGCACCTTAACTCCGGACGAGTTTTACGCGCGCCACTCAGTGAGTCACTCCTCCGAGTTCTTCACCAATGCCCGCGGCCTCAAGCTCTTCACTCAGTGGTGGACTCCACTCAACACTCCAATCTCCGGAATTGTCGCCGTTGTCCACGGGTTCACCGGTGAGTCGAGCTGGTTACTCCAACTTACGTCCGTTCTTTTCGCCAAATCGGGATTTGCCGCGTGTGCGATCGATCACCAGGGTCACGGTTTCTCCGAAGGCCTCGACGGACTCGAAGCTCACATTCCAAGCATCGACGGCGTAGTCGACGATTGTATTCAGTTCTTTGACGCCTATCGTGCTCGTCACGCGGCAGATTTGCCTGCCTTTTTGTACGCGGAATCGCTTGGCGGAGCCATCGCGCTTTATATCTCGCTCAGACAAAAAGGCGCGTGGGATGGATTGATTCTCAACGGCGCAATGTGCGGGATAAGCGCTAAATTCAAGCCTCCATGGCCGTTGgaacattttttattcatagCCGCCAAGCTTATGCCCACCTGGCGAGTGGTTCCCACGCGAGGGTCTTTGCCGGAAGTTTCATTTAAAGAGCCGTGGAAAAGGAAGTTGGCAATAGCGAGTCCGAGGAGGACATTGGCAAGGCCACGCGCCGCCACGGCTTACGAGCTCATTCGGATATGCAACGACTTGCAAGGGAAGTTTGAGGAAGTGGATGTGCCATTGCTTATTGTGCACGGTGGTGATGACGTCGTATGTGATCCTGCTTGTATCGAGGAGCTTTATAAACGCGCCGCCAGCGTGGACAAGACGTTGAAGATTTATCCTGAAATGTGGCACCAACTGATTGGGGAGCCAGAGGAAGGTGTGGAGTTGGTGTTTGGGGAAATGGTGGAATGGCTTAAAAGTCGAGCTTCGCAGACCGCCGAGGCAAACGGTGACGGTAGTGCACGCGCTGCTGTCGGCAGTGTCAGTGCATAG